The following are encoded in a window of Scophthalmus maximus strain ysfricsl-2021 chromosome 6, ASM2237912v1, whole genome shotgun sequence genomic DNA:
- the LOC118309709 gene encoding pyruvate dehydrogenase [acetyl-transferring]-phosphatase 1, mitochondrial-like isoform X1 — MLHLWEVETRTGSKRQRSQVLLCSFCWFSRWFPQRMALLGRTGTFSGCFRFELQQCRSLSSPPLPRLHYPAGGGSRKYRMGQEAGQMSPAQINHTLKANEYSHTLPRGPASHGVLGFQSNMLPSNHPGEDCRSSATCLPGCDGVLLGVFDGHAGPACANTVSQRLFYYIAVAMLPLRVLAEIELAVEEERAVPPLLEWYKHPQDHNCPDGGTISFHSLRNYWQERLEDKDLEDEEEEGDRVTSALVNAFRRLDYDLSVEAQVYLSMSSPRRPSLPGEASSMSSPLRVALSGCTACVAYVSNGVLHVANLGDSRAVLGVQEPDGRWSAVSLTNDHNAQNPDELQRILGEHPPSECKTVVRHDRLLGLLLPFRAFGDVRFKWSAEMLSRAHETRPDVLSVVSEAVRTLPPHYLTPPYLSAHPEVTQHRIRPSDKFLVLATDGLWELMHRQTVVQLVGEQLSGLQQQRPIVPASGMTLGGLQRLLLERRGRVISVLEDQNAATHLLRHALGDDGYGAVAPTRLAKMLSLPSELARRYRDDITITVIHLNEPDL, encoded by the exons ATGCTGCACCTGTGGGAGGTGGAGACAAGAACAGGAAGTAAAAGGCAGCGTTCACAG GTTCTGCTCTGTTCGTTCTGCTGGTTCTCCCGCTGGTTCCCCCAGAGAATGGCCTTGTTGGGAAGAACAGGAACTTTCAGTGGATGTTTCAGGTTCGAGCTCCAGCAGtgccgctccctctcctcccctcccctaccCAGACTTCATTACCCAGCAGGCGGTGGGAGCAGGAAGTATAGGATGGGGCAGGAGGCGGGACAGATGAGCCCGGCTCAGATCAACCACACCCTAAAG GCCAACGAATACAGCCACACTCTCCCCAGAGGCCCCGCCTCCCATGGCGTGCTGGGTTTCCAAAGCAACATGTTGCCATCCAACCACCCTGGCGAGGACTGTCGCAGTAGCGCCACCTGCCTGCCGGGCTGCGACGGCGTGCTACTCGGTGTATTTGACGGCCACGCGGGGCCAGCATGTGCCAACACGGTCAGCCAAAGGCTCTTCTACTACATAGCCGTGGCAATGCTGCCACTGAGGGTGCTGGCGGAGATCGAACTAGCGGTGGAAGAGGAACGGGCAGTACCGCCACTGCTGGAGTGGTACAAACACCCACAAGACCACAACTGCCCCGACGGAGGAACCATCTCCTTTCACAGCCTCCGAAACTACTGGCAGGAGAGGTTGGAGGACAAAGAcctggaggacgaggaagag gaaGGCGACAGGGTGACATCAGCACTGGTGAATGCTTTCCGTCGTCTCGACTACGACCTGTCTGTGGAGGCCCAGGTCTACCTGTCCATGTCCTCACCCAG ACGACCATCTCTGCCTGGGGAGGCCTCGTCTATGTCCTCCCCCCTCCGAGTTGCACTGTCCGGCTGCACCGCCTGCGTCGCCTACGTCTCCAACGGTGTCCTGCATGTGGCCAACTTGGGTGACAGTCGGGCCGTCCTGGGTGTCCAGGAGCCAGATGGGCGCTGGTCAGCAGTCAGCCTCACCAACGACCACAACGCACAGAATCCTGACGAGCTGCAAAGGATCCTGGGAGAACATCCGCCGTCAGAGTGTAAGACGGTGGTCCGCCATGACCGCCTGCTGGGTCTGCTGCTGCCCTTCAGGGCATTCGGAGATGTCCGCTTTAAATGGAGCGCAGAGATGCTGAGTCGAGCCCACGAGACTCGACCGGATGTCCTGTCCGTGGTCAGTGAGGCGGTCCGGACTCTGCCGCCGCATTACTTGACCCCACCCTACCTGAGCGCCCATCCAGAGGTCACCCAGCATCGCATAAGACCTTCTGACAAGTTCCTGGTCCTGGCGACTGATGGACTATGGGAGCTGATGCACCGACAAACCGTGGTCCAATTGGTTGGGGAACAACTGTCAG gtcttcagcagcagagaccTATAGTTCCTGCCTCGGGCATGACACTGGGTGGCctgcagcgcctcctgctggagaggagggggcgggttATATCAGTGCTGGAGGACCAGAACGCCGCCACCCACCTGCTCCGCCACGCCCTGGGGGATGATGGGTACGGAGCGGTGGCACCAACCCGGTTGGCCAAGATGTTGAGTCTGCCGTCAGAGCTGGCCCGAAGGTACcgtgatgacatcaccattACCGTCATACACCTGAACGAGCCCGACCTTTAA
- the LOC118309709 gene encoding pyruvate dehydrogenase [acetyl-transferring]-phosphatase 1, mitochondrial-like isoform X2, which produces MVLLCSFCWFSRWFPQRMALLGRTGTFSGCFRFELQQCRSLSSPPLPRLHYPAGGGSRKYRMGQEAGQMSPAQINHTLKANEYSHTLPRGPASHGVLGFQSNMLPSNHPGEDCRSSATCLPGCDGVLLGVFDGHAGPACANTVSQRLFYYIAVAMLPLRVLAEIELAVEEERAVPPLLEWYKHPQDHNCPDGGTISFHSLRNYWQERLEDKDLEDEEEEGDRVTSALVNAFRRLDYDLSVEAQVYLSMSSPRRPSLPGEASSMSSPLRVALSGCTACVAYVSNGVLHVANLGDSRAVLGVQEPDGRWSAVSLTNDHNAQNPDELQRILGEHPPSECKTVVRHDRLLGLLLPFRAFGDVRFKWSAEMLSRAHETRPDVLSVVSEAVRTLPPHYLTPPYLSAHPEVTQHRIRPSDKFLVLATDGLWELMHRQTVVQLVGEQLSGLQQQRPIVPASGMTLGGLQRLLLERRGRVISVLEDQNAATHLLRHALGDDGYGAVAPTRLAKMLSLPSELARRYRDDITITVIHLNEPDL; this is translated from the exons ATG GTTCTGCTCTGTTCGTTCTGCTGGTTCTCCCGCTGGTTCCCCCAGAGAATGGCCTTGTTGGGAAGAACAGGAACTTTCAGTGGATGTTTCAGGTTCGAGCTCCAGCAGtgccgctccctctcctcccctcccctaccCAGACTTCATTACCCAGCAGGCGGTGGGAGCAGGAAGTATAGGATGGGGCAGGAGGCGGGACAGATGAGCCCGGCTCAGATCAACCACACCCTAAAG GCCAACGAATACAGCCACACTCTCCCCAGAGGCCCCGCCTCCCATGGCGTGCTGGGTTTCCAAAGCAACATGTTGCCATCCAACCACCCTGGCGAGGACTGTCGCAGTAGCGCCACCTGCCTGCCGGGCTGCGACGGCGTGCTACTCGGTGTATTTGACGGCCACGCGGGGCCAGCATGTGCCAACACGGTCAGCCAAAGGCTCTTCTACTACATAGCCGTGGCAATGCTGCCACTGAGGGTGCTGGCGGAGATCGAACTAGCGGTGGAAGAGGAACGGGCAGTACCGCCACTGCTGGAGTGGTACAAACACCCACAAGACCACAACTGCCCCGACGGAGGAACCATCTCCTTTCACAGCCTCCGAAACTACTGGCAGGAGAGGTTGGAGGACAAAGAcctggaggacgaggaagag gaaGGCGACAGGGTGACATCAGCACTGGTGAATGCTTTCCGTCGTCTCGACTACGACCTGTCTGTGGAGGCCCAGGTCTACCTGTCCATGTCCTCACCCAG ACGACCATCTCTGCCTGGGGAGGCCTCGTCTATGTCCTCCCCCCTCCGAGTTGCACTGTCCGGCTGCACCGCCTGCGTCGCCTACGTCTCCAACGGTGTCCTGCATGTGGCCAACTTGGGTGACAGTCGGGCCGTCCTGGGTGTCCAGGAGCCAGATGGGCGCTGGTCAGCAGTCAGCCTCACCAACGACCACAACGCACAGAATCCTGACGAGCTGCAAAGGATCCTGGGAGAACATCCGCCGTCAGAGTGTAAGACGGTGGTCCGCCATGACCGCCTGCTGGGTCTGCTGCTGCCCTTCAGGGCATTCGGAGATGTCCGCTTTAAATGGAGCGCAGAGATGCTGAGTCGAGCCCACGAGACTCGACCGGATGTCCTGTCCGTGGTCAGTGAGGCGGTCCGGACTCTGCCGCCGCATTACTTGACCCCACCCTACCTGAGCGCCCATCCAGAGGTCACCCAGCATCGCATAAGACCTTCTGACAAGTTCCTGGTCCTGGCGACTGATGGACTATGGGAGCTGATGCACCGACAAACCGTGGTCCAATTGGTTGGGGAACAACTGTCAG gtcttcagcagcagagaccTATAGTTCCTGCCTCGGGCATGACACTGGGTGGCctgcagcgcctcctgctggagaggagggggcgggttATATCAGTGCTGGAGGACCAGAACGCCGCCACCCACCTGCTCCGCCACGCCCTGGGGGATGATGGGTACGGAGCGGTGGCACCAACCCGGTTGGCCAAGATGTTGAGTCTGCCGTCAGAGCTGGCCCGAAGGTACcgtgatgacatcaccattACCGTCATACACCTGAACGAGCCCGACCTTTAA